From Enterococcus mundtii, the proteins below share one genomic window:
- a CDS encoding acetyl-CoA carboxylase biotin carboxyl carrier protein subunit, which yields MLRKFKISIDGKEYLVEMEEIGGSPQTNPVPTPERSTPVEVVAPADVSTTVPETKSSVEAGADAMTSPMPGTISRLLVTVGEAVEINQPLMILEAMKMENEIVAGRAGQVTGIHISQGEMVNPGDPLITIS from the coding sequence ATGTTACGGAAATTCAAAATATCAATTGATGGAAAAGAATATTTAGTGGAAATGGAAGAAATCGGTGGAAGTCCGCAAACGAATCCAGTCCCAACACCAGAACGATCTACACCAGTTGAAGTGGTCGCACCAGCAGATGTTTCAACAACTGTACCAGAAACGAAATCCTCAGTCGAAGCGGGAGCGGATGCGATGACTTCGCCGATGCCAGGCACGATTTCTCGTCTGTTAGTTACAGTTGGGGAGGCAGTGGAAATCAATCAGCCTTTGATGATTTTAGAAGCGATGAAAATGGAAAATGAAATCGTTGCTGGAAGAGCTGGTCAAGTGACTGGTATCCATATCAGTCAAGGAGAAATGGTGAATCCTGGTGATCCGCTCATCACGATCAGTTAA